In Stenotrophomonas sp. ESTM1D_MKCIP4_1, a single genomic region encodes these proteins:
- a CDS encoding ribonucleoside-diphosphate reductase subunit alpha — protein MTDSTYRAADLAGAGDAMHAGGERVPTWITKEAGNRRLPFDAPRLQRSIDEVHAEFPQLDASDYRRVVQAMVERKPSISADDLVDLLIREAESRVDLVAPEWEQFAARLYLRRLYKRASRNRFYDVSLKYGSYVGLQESLADRGVYGNDILRCYSKDELQQAGQMIDPERDRLFAYNGLYLLATRYLASDRSREVYELPQERWLTIALYLMQDEKPRERRMQLVGEAYWALSNLYMTVATPTLANAGKVGGQLSSCFIDTVDDSLQGIYDSNTDIARVSKHGGGVGAYLGYVRSSGAPIRGVPNSSGGVVPWIKQLNNTAVSVDQLGQRKGAVAVYLDIWHRDIEAFLDLRLNNGDQRLRAHDVFTAVCVPDLFMEAVERRADWYLFDPHEVKQAKGWYLQDFYDETRGAGSFRERYAELVSDERISRRTVRAIDLFKRIMVSQLETGNPFLFYRDEVNRRNPNKHAGMVYSSNLCTEILQNMSPTRMIQEIVSGDQIVTTRRAGDFVVCNLSSINLGRAITAPDDLLAKDVLERLIPIQVRMLDNVIDLNALPVPQATITNRKYRAIGLGTFGWHHLLAQQGIHWETPEAEVLSDTLFERINFLTIRASAQLAREKGSYPMFAGSDWQTGAYFRDRRYEGGDWEALARDVGTHGLRNGWLLAVAPNMSTAQIAGSTASIDPIYSAFYYEEKKDFRRPVAAPGLSLETWPYYEKGAYKVDQFASVRQNARRQRHVDQAISFNLYVPSTIRASTLLELHLTAWREGLKTTYYVRSNDIDISECEWCSS, from the coding sequence GAGTTCCCGCAGCTGGACGCCAGCGACTACCGCCGTGTCGTGCAGGCGATGGTCGAGCGCAAGCCCAGCATCAGCGCCGACGACCTGGTGGACCTGCTGATCCGTGAGGCGGAATCGCGCGTGGACCTGGTGGCCCCCGAATGGGAGCAGTTCGCGGCGCGGCTGTACCTGCGCCGCCTGTACAAGCGTGCCAGCCGCAACCGCTTCTACGATGTCAGCCTGAAGTACGGTTCGTACGTGGGCCTGCAGGAAAGCCTGGCCGACCGCGGCGTGTACGGCAACGACATCCTGCGCTGCTATTCCAAGGACGAACTGCAGCAGGCCGGGCAGATGATCGACCCGGAGCGCGACCGCCTGTTCGCCTACAACGGGTTGTACCTGCTGGCCACGCGCTACCTCGCCAGCGACCGCAGCCGCGAAGTCTATGAGCTGCCGCAGGAGCGCTGGCTGACCATCGCCCTGTACCTGATGCAGGACGAGAAGCCACGGGAGCGCCGCATGCAGCTGGTGGGCGAGGCGTACTGGGCGCTCTCGAACCTGTACATGACCGTCGCGACGCCCACGCTGGCCAACGCCGGCAAGGTCGGTGGGCAGCTGTCGAGCTGCTTCATCGACACGGTGGATGACAGTCTGCAGGGCATCTATGACTCCAACACCGATATCGCCCGTGTGTCCAAGCACGGTGGCGGCGTAGGTGCCTACCTGGGCTATGTGCGCAGCAGCGGTGCGCCGATCCGTGGCGTGCCCAATTCCTCCGGCGGCGTGGTGCCGTGGATCAAGCAGCTCAACAACACCGCCGTGTCGGTCGACCAGCTTGGCCAGCGCAAGGGTGCGGTGGCGGTGTATCTGGATATCTGGCACCGCGATATCGAGGCGTTCCTCGACCTGCGCCTGAACAACGGCGACCAGCGGCTGCGCGCGCACGATGTGTTCACCGCCGTCTGCGTGCCCGATCTGTTCATGGAGGCGGTGGAGCGCCGCGCCGACTGGTACCTGTTCGACCCGCATGAAGTGAAGCAGGCCAAGGGCTGGTACCTGCAGGACTTCTACGATGAGACGCGCGGTGCGGGCAGCTTCCGCGAGCGCTATGCCGAACTGGTGAGCGATGAGCGGATCAGCCGCCGCACCGTGCGAGCCATCGATCTGTTCAAGAGGATCATGGTCAGCCAGCTGGAAACCGGCAACCCGTTCCTGTTCTACCGCGATGAAGTGAACCGCAGGAACCCGAACAAGCACGCGGGCATGGTGTATTCCAGCAACCTGTGCACCGAGATCCTGCAGAACATGAGCCCGACGCGGATGATCCAGGAGATCGTCAGCGGTGACCAGATCGTCACCACCCGGCGTGCCGGCGATTTCGTGGTCTGCAATCTGTCCTCGATCAACCTGGGCCGGGCCATCACCGCCCCCGACGATCTGCTGGCCAAGGATGTGCTGGAGCGCCTGATTCCGATCCAGGTGCGCATGCTCGACAATGTCATCGACCTCAATGCGCTGCCGGTGCCGCAGGCCACCATCACCAACCGCAAGTACCGGGCCATCGGCCTGGGCACCTTCGGCTGGCACCATCTGCTGGCCCAGCAGGGCATCCATTGGGAAACGCCCGAGGCCGAGGTGCTGTCGGACACGCTGTTCGAGCGCATCAACTTCCTGACCATCCGCGCCAGCGCGCAACTGGCGCGTGAGAAGGGCAGTTACCCGATGTTCGCCGGCAGCGATTGGCAGACCGGTGCCTACTTCCGTGACCGCCGCTACGAGGGCGGCGACTGGGAGGCGCTGGCCCGCGATGTCGGCACCCATGGCCTGCGCAACGGCTGGCTGCTGGCGGTGGCGCCGAACATGAGCACCGCGCAGATTGCCGGCTCCACCGCGTCGATCGACCCGATCTACAGCGCGTTCTACTACGAGGAAAAGAAGGACTTCCGTCGCCCGGTGGCCGCGCCGGGGTTGTCGCTGGAAACCTGGCCGTACTATGAAAAGGGCGCCTACAAGGTGGACCAGTTCGCCAGCGTGCGGCAGAACGCACGGCGCCAGCGCCATGTCGACCAGGCCATCAGCTTCAACCTGTACGTGCCCAGCACCATCCGCGCCAGCACGCTGCTGGAACTGCACCTGACCGCATGGCGCGAGGGTCTGAAGACCACGTACTACGTGCGCTCGAACGATATCGACATCAGCGAATGCGAGTGGTGCTCAAGCTGA
- a CDS encoding ribonucleotide-diphosphate reductase subunit beta, giving the protein MATPLDRIKILEPRHPNRSTGIINGRTSGILNWNDIPYPSFYRAYKELSTNFWIPDEVDMKLDARQYGELSGREKNAYDSIIGLLATLDSPQTRFIYNVAEYITDPAAHANAAIIGQQEVIHNESYSYVLASITDLPNQNRIFEIARTHPTIIQRNAPIMGAYDDFMREKTAETLLKSLIQSSILEGINFYSGFAYFYNMVRQNRMTGTGKIISFINRDELAHTKFISELIRAIIGENPALQTNELTAYVHQAFEHAITLETQWSSEVLDGIDGIDVEEMVRYVKYRANKMAGMLGIERLYSDTTDNVMPWIKAYADNFTETKTDFFEMRNASYKKTNVDNGFDDL; this is encoded by the coding sequence ATGGCAACCCCCCTCGACCGCATCAAGATCCTCGAACCGCGCCACCCCAACCGCAGCACCGGCATCATCAACGGCCGTACCAGCGGCATCCTCAACTGGAACGACATCCCGTACCCCTCGTTCTACCGGGCCTACAAGGAGCTGTCGACCAACTTCTGGATCCCCGACGAGGTGGACATGAAACTGGACGCGCGCCAGTACGGCGAGCTGTCCGGCCGCGAGAAGAATGCCTACGACTCGATCATCGGCCTGCTGGCCACGCTGGATTCGCCACAGACCCGCTTCATCTACAACGTGGCCGAATACATCACCGATCCCGCAGCGCATGCCAATGCGGCGATCATCGGCCAGCAGGAAGTGATCCACAACGAAAGCTACAGCTACGTGCTGGCGTCGATCACCGATCTGCCCAACCAGAACCGCATCTTCGAGATCGCGCGGACGCACCCGACCATCATCCAGCGCAACGCACCGATCATGGGAGCGTATGACGATTTCATGCGCGAGAAGACCGCCGAGACGCTGCTGAAGTCACTCATCCAGTCGTCCATCCTGGAAGGCATCAACTTCTATTCCGGTTTCGCGTACTTCTACAACATGGTGCGGCAGAACCGCATGACCGGCACCGGCAAGATCATCAGTTTCATCAACCGTGACGAGCTGGCCCACACCAAGTTCATCAGCGAGCTCATCCGCGCCATCATCGGCGAGAACCCCGCGCTGCAGACCAACGAGCTGACCGCCTACGTGCACCAGGCGTTCGAGCATGCCATCACACTGGAAACCCAGTGGTCCTCGGAAGTGCTGGACGGCATCGACGGCATCGATGTGGAGGAGATGGTGCGCTACGTGAAGTACCGCGCCAACAAGATGGCCGGCATGCTGGGCATCGAGCGCCTGTACAGCGATACCACCGACAACGTGATGCCGTGGATCAAGGCCTACGCCGACAATTTCACAGAAACCAAGACCGACTTCTTCGAGATGCGCAATGCCAGCTACAAGAAGACCAACGTCGACAACGGCTTCGATGATCTCTGA
- a CDS encoding flavodoxin produces MISEPGPALRILLVVASLSGNTRELGRHIQARCAAAGHAVHWHEADDLRTPPSLAADEADLVLLGSWTDNAGRTPAEMKAWVAGVVERGERLREVAVFGTGETQWGQEYYCGAVHRLIRYFNSRYPPLEIEQMPHGARDAVAIDAWTATVLAHYWSTHDADHRRHHA; encoded by the coding sequence ATGATCTCTGAGCCTGGCCCAGCGCTGCGCATCCTGTTGGTGGTGGCGTCGCTGAGCGGCAATACACGGGAACTGGGCCGGCATATCCAGGCGCGCTGCGCGGCGGCCGGGCATGCGGTGCATTGGCACGAAGCGGATGACCTGCGCACGCCGCCGTCGCTGGCAGCCGATGAAGCCGATCTTGTGCTGCTGGGCAGCTGGACCGACAACGCCGGGCGCACGCCTGCCGAGATGAAGGCCTGGGTGGCCGGCGTGGTCGAGCGGGGCGAACGTCTGCGCGAGGTGGCGGTGTTTGGTACCGGGGAAACGCAGTGGGGGCAGGAGTACTACTGCGGTGCCGTGCACCGGCTGATCCGCTATTTCAACAGCCGCTACCCGCCTTTGGAAATTGAGCAGATGCCGCATGGCGCGCGCGATGCCGTGGCGATCGACGCCTGGACCGCGACGGTCCTGGCTCACTATTGGAGTACCCACGATGCAGATCATCGACGCCACCACGCCTGA